The genomic region catatatctgcagccatttattgaagagttaaaacaattatgggcggGTGTTGAGACGTATggtgtattgagaaaggagaacttttaccTACGTGCTACTTTGAtctggacaattaatgatttctcgGCATATGCGAATTTATCAGGTTGGAGTaccaaaggacgttatgcttgtccttgttgtgctgctcaAACGTGTTTacagtggttatataatgggaagaagttctgctatatggggcatcgtcggtggttagatgaaaatcatagatATAGATTTCAGAAGGCTTTATTTGATGATCAAGAGTTGAAAAAAGCTCTGAGCGCACCATTGGATCGAAATGttattcatgttaaaagatatggatTTCGATTCACGGAAGTGAATCAACCATCTAACAGGCAAACAAATAgacgatcgagggatgaatctgatgatgaatctgacgaggaggatgaccctaatgaggcggacttgtggaagaaaagaagtattttttttagttgccttattaggagcatcacatattacgccacaatcttgatgtgatgaatattgagaagaatgtctgcgagaacatcatctggacaattttgaacgtcgatggtaaatcaaaagataatcttcaaagtcgacttgatttagttcacatgggaattaggcgtgatcttcatccccaagtacttcctaatggaaaatattggttgctgcctacaatttttgcaatgtcaaaggaagagaaagaaatgttctgcacagtgttgaaggatataaaggttccGGATGCGTATTCAttaaatatatctcgatgtgtaagtcttaaagatcgaagactatattcattaaaatcacatgactatcacatcctgatgcaagatctacttccagttgctttacggtggTTGTATGTCAAAGAAGGTAACGTCTGTATAATTGAGTCATGcaatataatgaaagcaatttgtggcaaagttcgaatgttgaagaacttgaaaaagtacaagatcgagccgctttgacattatgcaatttggagaagatctttccaccttccttcttcactattatggtgcaccttgccattcatctccctcgtgaagcaataattggtggGCCGATTTTCTATCATTGGATGTATccaattgaaaggtgctaatttatttcaaaggcattcacatttatacctatagttaccagttttgataatgttgtatatggtgtttaggttcctaagcaaattgaagtcttattgccgtaacaagcgttatccggaaggatcaattgctgaaggctacttggcagaggagtgtatgacattctgttctagatatttagatgttgaaacaagattgaatagaccaagtagaaatgctggactcaatgatcctaacttggacaaaacttatttatttcaaagttatggagaaccaatcggcaaagttgaaattgtagaattagatgaccgatcttggatacaagcacatagatatgttcttttccaccacgatgcacttgaacaattacgcaagtaagttctagaatatgataaatattcttctttttttgatttgtttattttttaacgaattaaacatgtgtttaacatagtgagtacaaacaaatcttaAGATCTCGTCCACActcacgaagattacaacattgcgagattaataggttattcgcagaatcttttcatgaatggttaagccaaacggtatgcaactcaacattttgttgacaaataataatgttttctcataacatttataattactcaatttactttcgattcaataggtttggagtgggaatgtCGTTAATgatgaagttaaatggctttcccaaggtccgaatcgagtagtaaaaagatatagtggcttcatcatgaatggattcagatttcataccaaatatcgcgagagattgaggagaactcaaaattgtggagtagttgttaattctttaattacaagtgacgctagtgctagggacagtaatcctgtcGAGGGAAGTGTGGAGTATTATGGACTTctaaccgacattattgagttggattattatggaaaatggaaagttgtcttatttcgatgtgaaTGGGCTGATGCTAATACTtgctcatgaattaaaatgatcagtttggttttataatggtgaatttctctcgattaattcacactggagaacatttgatagacgagccgtatgtattttcttctcaagttaaacaagttttttactcgaaagatccaattgatgagggttggtacgttgtactccgaaacacccctagagacttgtttgacatggggaatggaagtagagatgacatcggtgAAAGATtagaaactttgccttttccagaacaagacttagatgaaaatatccctagtactagtacataatttcaatgggttcgtcaggatgtagacgaagatatttacgatttatgatgtagtaagattttatgattttttatttatatgtaatgttACAATATTaacattggtcatgttatataatttaactattttatatttactactgttgttatttcttactaaaattttatctattttatgtgttgcaggaaaaatgcctagaagaagattaagagatcttagtattgtacagaatactacaaattcggaagaagtaagtactgaacagcagacagttgttggatcttcaagcgtgccggagacacttgacgagtctgtggaaattcaaagtaatgttaagtttattttacaaattgtattaaattttattactgatttatttttaaatttcaatatagtaataatttattatttttcagctGAAAATGGTGGGACGCTAGAGAAATCGAGGACATACGCTCCTAACagatttatataacttaaattcTGTCGAGCGTGTTAAAGTAACTAGAAACAgccatggtcagcctgttggacaagaagctcgacttttagcaggctatttgggcattatagcacgaaatgccaatatgttgcccatcaactacgaatcatggcataacatgcctgatagcaataaaaatcaagctctctctaatattaaggtaacaaaacgttaatgtaattataatacttttgtttaagtttcatttatatttacttcctaaacttgtgttttttaggataggtttgctttagaggtttctgatgcctatatcaagaaggcattgggtaaaaaatggagagacaataaaagcattttgaaaaaagaatattttaaaaaacccataagcctcgaagaaaaattgcaaaatgtcccaccgggaatgctaaggtaccaatgggaagatgcggttcgattttggaattcgaagaaaggagaggtattatgtacttgcaaactcttataaattttttggtttatagtatttactatatacgtatataatttcattatgtaggaccgtgagcgagttggaacaagaagcaggcaaaaataaaaatttacgcacacggcagggtcgaaaagttttgcttgtgtagctcagGCCGAGGTACTATGCATTTATTAAATCTATCAAGTATTAATAactttttactattaaataatatttttactactatattgtaggaagcctcgtctggtcaaaaagttggacgccttcaactTTTTGACATTACGCACAGGAAAAAAGATGGAACTCCGATGTCATCTGAGGctgcagaaattatggtatatttagcaaataaaaattgattcattataaatatttataatatttaattataatgttttaattaaatcgTTTTTATTAgtgtaatttaaataatgttatgttgtatttcttttattgtatatttcgtttctaactctttaagcgatttattaggagaaactaaaagataaGAAGGCGAGTATGAAGCGGCGCTTCAATCGATAGTTCATTAATTTTGAGGATATTGATAATAGaattattaatgaagttttgggtcccgaaaggtatggtcgggttagatttcaaggatccgtgttaacttgacccaatattttggatccactgcaccaatacatgccttccggagTCAAAGTCAAGTCAAGTTCGAGGTTAAAAGATTAGATAGTTCAGATACAATCTAGCACAGATGAGCAAATTtctcaacttagagcggaggcagcaGCTTTTAACATTATAGACATGTTCCAGCATCAGCTTCAGtctatgatgactatgttccaccaatttcaaaatccgccatcatagacatgttttcttgtaacttttaacattattttaaaaatattttgaatattcatttccaatttatataatatatttttcgtataattttatattatttaaatttgcttgttttggttgggttggatttcatggtatatttgttgttttttattgaatttcttgcaggagggttggatataggtgtaaaaatacatattgcaaaactggacacattagcggcgttttttaaaaaagcgccgctaaaagtacaagtctatagcggcgttttttataaaagcgccgctaaagttcTTGGTCTATAGAGGCTTTTTTTAcagaagcgccgctaaaagtacaggtctatagcggcgttttttataaaagcgcGGCTAAAAGTACAGGTCTATAGCAgcgttttttataaaagcgccgctaaagttcCTGGTCTTTGgcggcgcttttataaaaaacgccgctaaaggtcctggTCTTTGGCGGCGTTTTTTTAAGAGCGCTGCTAAAggtcctggtctttagcggcgcttttataaaaactCCGCGAAGTTTTATGGCGCTGCATATAGCGacattttttgcggcgcttgggaaagcgccgctaatacttttagcggcgcttagaAACGCCCCTAAAggcaaaaaaaacgccgctaaaagtctgttttcctgtagtgtaTTACCGTAGTAAGACTGGAACTCCATTGATAAAAGGTCGGATAACTCGAGATGGGATTCAATGTCTTTGTTGTTTCAAGGTCTTCGCTCTCACCGCCTTTGAAGTTCATGCTGGGAGTACCAATCGGAAGCCAGCCGCTAACATAATCTTGGACGACGGTACTAGCAGGTCACTTTCTGATTGTCAACGATAAGTTCGTCTTTCAACAAGTCCTTCTATTGTAGACAACCCTAATTCTAAAATTGCAAAGTTCAATTCAATTGAACATGAGAATGATGAAGCGTGCTCCATTTGTTGCTATGGGGGAGAGTTAATTTGCTGTGAGTATTGCCCTTCACTTTCCACATGAATTGCCTTGGCTTAAACGAAGTTCCGATGGCAACCGGTTTTGCCCATCCTGCTGCTTGTGGAATCTATGGCATTGGGTATTTAAGGAGAAAAGTTTTCGTACTTGTCATCAATGTGAGCTTAAGTTCCATATTGATTGCTTGAGCTTGAAGAGTTACAAAACATGGTATTATTATGTAGCCGAAGTGTAAAAGGTCTTTTATGGTCTGCAAAACTTACAGGAAGCCAATACCGTGGGAAACAATGTGACATGGACATTATTGAAATCGATCATCATGGTGCGGAAAATTACAGAAGTCAAGGGTTGCACTAAAAGTTATGCATGAGTGTTTGAACCAACCAAAAATGATGAGACGGGAAGAGATGTGGTCGAAGATGTGGTTTTCAGCCGAGTCTCAAAGCTGAAACGATTGAATTTCAAAGGATTCTATAGAGTGATTGTGGAGGAAAAGGAGGATGTGGTTTCAAGGGCCACTCGAGGGTGTACTGATAACTGGGTGGTGAAATGCCCTTGTCACCACCGTTTGATTACACACGCCATGATTGTGTCGACTTTTGGTAGATCAAGTTGAAAAGAATCTAGTGAAATTAGGGGTGGAGAAGCTGATTTTGCCTACACTACCTACCACGGTGGATACGTGGGTTAAGTGCTTTGGGTTTACTCGCATGGAAAAGGATGAAATATTAAATCTTTTACGGTATAACTTACTAGATTTCCAGGGAACTATCCTTTGCCAAAAACTATTGGCATAGAAAATTACTTAGATGTATCttttatataatatttgaaattattCATAATCGTACTATAATCAAGTTTCAATATTTAAACTAATATTTGACCGTGTATTCATTTGTTGCAATGTAAAAATATTTGTTGCAATGTAAAACTTGAATTATTATTCTCCAGTGTTTTAAAAAAAcgcatttatatgtttaaatttgtttaactGTAGGATTATATGATATAGCAAATGTATGGAAATGATAAACTTGTTTTAGATATATCTATATCAGCTATTTACATGTTTTTGATATTTGTTCAAGTAATATTATATAAATGTACCTTTTTTATTAAtgcaattttataaatattttattttttccttgtaGATGAGACTTGCAAATAATTAATAGTAACCTCCAAAAGGAATCTGACATGgtcttatttaaatatttaatgggTTAATACAAGGAAACTTTAAATATTAAGATGGGTTCAATTTTAGTGAAAAATATGAATTCCTCAAACTTTgttcaaaataaataatgtaaatagttaaaattgataaataaaattaatttatttgctAATTCATATATCAAGGCACTGAATATAACGTCAATGGCGTTGGTAAGGGGCTGGGAATTAATGATTGCTTTACACTTagttttaaggtttttttttataCATGTAAATTACTTATAAATCAAAAGATAATATGTGCAAAACCACACTAAAATATTTGTCTTTTTTGTTGTTGCAATGAAAACAATACTTGATACACCCCATGGCGGGGTCAAAcaaagaaatagtaaaaatacaaatacatataaaattaaattaaatttataaaattggtgaattgaactcacaaaaaatttaaaaataatcacccaaaacttttgaaaaatgattattttataaaaaattaatttttatgaaaataattttttctccACCCAATAAAACCCAACATTCCTCaattgtaacacctttaacccacgTCCGTTGTCAGAATATGGTATGAGGCGTTACCGAACTCAAACGCATGCATACAAACATTTCCaggtcataaaatttcgttcaaatttaaaactttttaatttctatcttaaagtcccttatatgagtctacgaggcccaaaacaaacaTTGGAggtggttagggactaaaccgagaacttttgaaacttttgagacactaagaaaattttcatattttggagaattacacgcccgtgtgggaagaccgtgtggtcacacacgcccgtgtggctcaggACTCTCCTGTGTAActatctgtttatgacgtcatcacccATTTAGGGtcgcacggccatgtcacacgcccatgtgctaggccgtgtgaccaTCCATATGGATGATagttaggctatttaccaagcctttttccaTCCAAAAACACTTGCACATCCATGCTAAGTTTATCAACACACAACATGGCATTTTTAGGCATCCCAATAACCACACCATGGCATTCACACACTATTTATAAATCACATTCAACATGCACAACCACACACACACTTAACTAATTATAACATGTAACTTACTCAACCATTCGCATTTAGTATTTGCCACACATAATTATCACAGGTTCACTCATCCAACCCAAACATGAATGCACATCTATGTAATGCTTCATCATAAACTTATAACATAGCAAATATTGGCCACACTAAATGGCTTTATACAACAATGACCTTCAATTAGCATAAGCCAATATTCTAGGCCAACTCATAATATCATGTACACAATaaccaaatccctatacatgccatacacttaAAATGGTAGAAAATCATTGATACCCATCAATAGCTTGTTAGCGTGATAGGATCTCCgatgacctccaactcgagctagtatctgtgacactataggaaaaaggaaaggaagagagagtaagcatatagcttagtaagtaggtatgtaaataataaacaatttattaacatgcttttaacaATCCTCATAATATATTCTCTAGATAatgcaatcataattgcacaaagTTCCACTATTCACTTATGTTCATATCAAGCTGTTTATGCGGgttacagtcactaaattatttatatcttgagctacagaactccaaattaagttccactaatttttcctaaaactaggcTCACATATatccttaccataaaatttctagaattttttgtgtagccaataagtacagtttattctttaaagtcgtCCCTATTCTGCTATCCAATAGTTTCGACCcttattcactaaaaattaattatctctacgtatgggactcggatgatgttctcgattgattctattgaaaatagattcattaagaatttaaaaaatataaattataactcgtaattatttttatactatgtttaatgattttccaaagttagaacaggggatttcaaattCATCCTGACCCTATCCcaaaaaaattcaaacatctcataatatgaaattcttttcttacgttgtttcttctatgtgagactagactcaataagatttaatttaatctcttattcaacctctaattcaattttcacaatttttggtgatttttcaaagttatacaattGCTCTTGTCATGAACTGTTTTACTGCTAACTTTACTCTTTCattatttctttgtattaacatccatttaatcatacataacaccaaagcatatccttaactagccattccaatagctagtcattatcaaatatttacatgccattcattggccaatttaacctatacatcaaCAATAAAAGTTAAACTTATCATGTTTCAatttaatttggcctaaaagcctCAAAAATTATCATCAATCAAATTTACCacctatttatacatcataagtatagacttattatcacaaggtcatcacaagatCATTTTCATAGGTAGGACTTACccattt from Gossypium arboreum isolate Shixiya-1 chromosome 1, ASM2569848v2, whole genome shotgun sequence harbors:
- the LOC128281996 gene encoding uncharacterized protein LOC128281996 produces the protein MLPINYESWHNMPDSNKNQALSNIKDRFALEVSDAYIKKALGKKWRDNKSILKKEYFKKPISLEEKLQNVPPGMLRYQWEDAVRFWNSKKGEDRERVGTRSRQK